A region from the Citrobacter telavivensis genome encodes:
- the cysS gene encoding cysteine--tRNA ligase has product MLKIFNTLTRQKEEFKPIHAGEVGMYVCGITVYDLCHIGHGRTFVAFDVVARYLRFLGYKLKYVRNITDIDDKIIKRANENGESFVALVDRMIAEMHNDFDALNILRPDLEPRATHHIAEIIEITEQLIAKGHAYVADNGDVMFDVPTDPNYGQLSRQDLDQLQAGARVDVVDVKHNPMDFVLWKMSKEGEPSWPSPWGAGRPGWHIECSAMNCKQLGNHFDIHGGGSDLMFPHHENEIAQSTCAHDGEYVNYWMHSGMVMVDREKMSKSLGNFFTVRDVLKYYDAETVRYFLMSGHYRSQLNYSEENLKQARSALERLYTALRGTDKSVAPAGGEAFEARFVEAMNDDFNTPEAYSVLFDMAREVNRLKAEDMAAANAMASHLRKISGVLGLLEQDPELFLQSGAQADDGEVAEIEALIQQRLDARKAKDWAAADAARDRLNEMGIVLEDGPQGTTWRRK; this is encoded by the coding sequence ATGTTAAAAATCTTTAATACACTGACGCGCCAAAAAGAGGAATTCAAACCTATTCATGCCGGGGAAGTCGGCATGTACGTGTGTGGTATTACCGTTTACGATCTCTGTCATATTGGTCATGGCCGTACGTTTGTGGCGTTTGACGTGGTTGCTCGCTATCTGCGCTTCCTGGGCTACAAGCTGAAGTATGTGCGTAACATCACCGATATCGACGATAAAATCATTAAGCGCGCTAATGAAAATGGCGAAAGCTTTGTTGCACTGGTGGATCGTATGATCGCCGAGATGCACAACGATTTTGATGCGTTAAATATTCTGCGTCCGGACCTGGAGCCGCGCGCGACCCACCATATCGCCGAAATTATCGAAATCACTGAACAGCTGATTGCCAAAGGCCATGCCTATGTGGCGGACAACGGCGACGTGATGTTCGATGTCCCGACCGACCCGAACTACGGGCAACTGTCACGCCAGGATCTGGATCAACTGCAGGCCGGTGCGCGCGTGGACGTGGTGGATGTGAAGCACAACCCGATGGACTTCGTGTTGTGGAAAATGTCCAAAGAGGGCGAGCCGAGCTGGCCGTCACCGTGGGGCGCAGGCCGTCCTGGCTGGCACATTGAGTGTTCCGCAATGAACTGCAAACAGTTGGGTAATCACTTTGATATCCACGGCGGCGGTTCTGACCTGATGTTCCCGCACCACGAAAACGAAATTGCCCAGTCCACCTGCGCGCATGACGGTGAGTATGTGAACTACTGGATGCACTCCGGGATGGTGATGGTTGACCGCGAGAAGATGTCCAAATCGCTGGGTAACTTCTTTACCGTGCGTGACGTGCTGAAATACTACGACGCGGAAACCGTGCGCTACTTCCTGATGTCCGGCCACTATCGTAGCCAGTTGAACTACAGTGAAGAAAACCTGAAGCAGGCGCGTTCTGCGCTGGAGCGTCTGTACACCGCGCTGCGCGGGACGGATAAGTCTGTCGCACCCGCCGGTGGCGAGGCGTTTGAAGCACGTTTTGTTGAGGCGATGAACGACGATTTCAACACGCCCGAAGCATACTCCGTGCTGTTCGACATGGCGCGTGAAGTGAACCGTCTGAAGGCAGAGGATATGGCCGCAGCAAATGCGATGGCGTCTCACCTGCGTAAGATTTCTGGTGTGTTGGGGCTGCTGGAACAGGATCCGGAGCTGTTCCTGCAAAGCGGCGCACAGGCGGACGACGGAGAAGTCGCAGAAATTGAAGCGTTGATTCAACAACGCCTGGATGCCCGTAAAGCCAAAGACTGGGCGGCTGCGGATGCGGCGCGCGATCGTCTAAATGAGATGGGCATTGTGCTGGAAGATGGTCCGCAGGGAACCACCTGGCGTCGTAAGTAA
- the ppiB gene encoding peptidylprolyl isomerase B, which translates to MVTFHTNHGDIVIKTFDDKAPETVKNFLDYCREGFYNNTIFHRVINGFMIQGGGFEPGMKQKATKDAIKNEANNGLKNTRGTLAMARTQAPHSATAQFFINVADNDFLNFSAESMQGWGYCVFAEVVEGMDVVDKIKGVSTGRSGMHQDVPKEDVIIENVTVSE; encoded by the coding sequence ATGGTTACTTTCCACACTAATCACGGCGATATCGTAATCAAAACGTTTGATGATAAAGCGCCTGAAACAGTTAAAAACTTCCTGGACTACTGTCGCGAAGGTTTTTACAACAACACCATTTTCCACCGTGTGATTAACGGTTTTATGATTCAGGGCGGCGGTTTTGAACCTGGCATGAAACAGAAAGCCACCAAAGACGCTATCAAAAACGAAGCTAACAACGGTCTGAAAAATACCCGTGGCACGCTGGCAATGGCGCGTACTCAGGCTCCGCACTCCGCGACGGCGCAGTTCTTCATCAACGTAGCCGACAACGATTTCCTGAACTTCTCCGCCGAAAGCATGCAGGGCTGGGGCTACTGTGTATTTGCAGAAGTGGTTGAAGGTATGGACGTTGTAGACAAAATCAAAGGCGTGTCTACCGGTCGCAGCGGCATGCACCAGGACGTACCGAAAGAAGACGTGATTATCGAAAACGTGACCGTCAGCGAGTAA
- the lpxH gene encoding UDP-2,3-diacylglucosamine diphosphatase, which yields MTTLFIADLHLCTEEPAITAGFLRFLAGEARQADALYILGDLFEAWIGDDDPNPLHHEMAAAIKAVVESGVPCFFIHGNRDFLIGKRFARESGMTLLPQENVLDLYGRRVLIMHGDTLCTDDAGYQAFRAKVHQPWLQTLFLALPLFIRKHVAARMRANSKAANSSKSLEIMDVNKHTVVAEMEKHHVQWLIHGHTHRPDVHALTVNGEPAFRVVLGAWHSEGSMVKVTPDDVELIAFPF from the coding sequence GTGACGACACTGTTTATTGCAGATCTTCATCTCTGCACGGAAGAACCGGCGATCACCGCCGGTTTTCTGCGTTTTTTAGCCGGTGAAGCCCGTCAGGCTGACGCGCTGTATATCCTGGGCGACCTGTTCGAAGCCTGGATTGGCGATGACGATCCCAACCCGCTACACCATGAAATGGCCGCCGCCATTAAAGCGGTTGTCGAATCCGGCGTCCCCTGTTTTTTCATTCACGGCAACCGTGACTTTCTGATTGGCAAGCGCTTTGCCCGTGAAAGCGGCATGACGCTGCTCCCCCAGGAAAACGTGCTCGATCTGTACGGTCGACGGGTACTCATCATGCACGGCGATACGCTGTGTACCGACGATGCGGGTTATCAGGCGTTTCGCGCGAAAGTCCATCAGCCCTGGCTGCAAACGCTGTTCCTTGCCCTGCCGCTGTTTATACGTAAGCATGTGGCCGCCAGGATGCGAGCCAACAGCAAAGCCGCCAATAGCAGCAAATCACTGGAGATCATGGACGTCAACAAACATACGGTTGTCGCTGAGATGGAAAAACACCACGTCCAGTGGCTGATTCACGGTCATACCCACCGCCCTGATGTTCACGCGCTCACCGTCAACGGCGAACCCGCCTTCCGCGTCGTATTAGGTGCCTGGCATAGTGAAGGATCGATGGTCAAAGTCACGCCGGACGATGTGGAGCTGATCGCTTTCCCGTTTTGA
- a CDS encoding DUF1848 family protein has protein sequence MIISASRRTDIPAFYSEWLMNRIRAGFLLTRNPFNYHQVSRVSLLPEDVDAIVFWTRNPTKLLPYLDELSEIGHRFYFQFTLTGYPRLIESKTLNPHKALEVFKRLSEKIGAEKVIWRYDPILFSNLLPFDEHVRLFSKIATELEGHTRRVVISFADFYQKTEKNLKAIDSLIYSDITQNHELCLTLSQRLSEIARQHGLDIYSCAEEVNLTGQGIQHGKCIDEALINDLFGLFIPNSKDSGQREACGCVKSIDIGTYNTCLHGCQYCYATYNQNQANSNFKKHSPESPFLLGGTDGVDPLLLEPVRFQPTLF, from the coding sequence ATGATCATTAGCGCCAGCCGTCGCACCGATATACCCGCTTTCTACAGTGAGTGGTTAATGAACCGCATTCGCGCGGGTTTTTTGCTGACCCGGAATCCCTTTAACTATCACCAGGTCTCTCGGGTGTCATTGCTTCCTGAAGATGTTGATGCGATCGTATTCTGGACACGCAATCCTACGAAACTGCTCCCTTATCTTGATGAACTCTCGGAGATCGGCCACCGTTTTTACTTCCAGTTCACCCTCACCGGATATCCGCGGTTGATTGAGTCTAAAACCTTAAATCCGCATAAAGCACTCGAGGTTTTTAAACGACTGTCAGAAAAGATTGGCGCTGAAAAAGTCATCTGGCGTTATGACCCTATTCTTTTTTCAAACCTTCTTCCTTTTGACGAACATGTTCGCCTGTTCAGTAAGATCGCCACCGAATTAGAAGGTCATACCCGACGCGTCGTGATTAGCTTTGCTGATTTTTATCAAAAGACGGAAAAAAACCTTAAGGCTATTGATTCGCTCATATACAGCGATATCACACAAAACCATGAACTCTGTTTAACGCTGTCGCAAAGATTATCAGAAATTGCCCGACAACACGGACTGGATATCTACTCCTGCGCCGAAGAAGTCAATCTTACCGGGCAAGGCATTCAGCACGGTAAGTGTATTGATGAGGCGCTAATTAATGACTTATTTGGCTTATTCATACCTAATAGCAAAGATTCAGGTCAACGTGAGGCCTGTGGATGTGTGAAGAGCATAGACATCGGTACCTACAACACCTGTCTGCATGGATGTCAGTATTGCTACGCGACCTACAATCAGAATCAAGCCAACAGCAATTTCAAAAAGCACTCTCCAGAGAGTCCTTTTTTGTTAGGGGGTACAGATGGGGTTGATCCGCTTCTGCTAGAACCGGTACGTTTCCAGCCAACACTATTTTGA
- the purE gene encoding 5-(carboxyamino)imidazole ribonucleotide mutase, with amino-acid sequence MSSRNNPARVAIVMGSKSDWATMQFAAEIFEILDVPHHVEVVSAHRTPDKLFSFAESAEENGYQVIIAGAGGAAHLPGMIAAKTLVPVLGVPVQSAALSGVDSLYSIVQMPRGIPVGTLAIGKAGAANAALLAAQILATHDKALHQRLTDWRNAQTDEVLENPDPRGAA; translated from the coding sequence ATGTCTTCCCGCAATAATCCGGCGCGTGTCGCCATCGTGATGGGGTCCAAAAGTGACTGGGCTACCATGCAGTTCGCCGCCGAAATTTTTGAAATCCTGGACGTCCCGCACCACGTTGAAGTGGTTTCTGCCCACCGCACCCCCGATAAACTGTTCAGCTTTGCCGAAAGCGCTGAAGAGAACGGCTATCAGGTGATTATTGCTGGCGCGGGTGGCGCGGCCCATCTTCCAGGTATGATTGCGGCGAAAACGCTGGTGCCGGTACTGGGTGTTCCTGTACAAAGCGCGGCGCTAAGCGGCGTCGACAGTCTGTACTCTATCGTACAGATGCCACGCGGCATTCCGGTCGGTACGCTGGCGATTGGTAAAGCGGGTGCGGCTAACGCAGCACTGCTGGCAGCGCAGATCCTGGCGACGCACGATAAAGCACTGCATCAGCGCCTGACCGACTGGCGCAACGCGCAAACGGATGAGGTGCTGGAGAATCCGGATCCGCGAGGTGCGGCATGA
- the purK gene encoding 5-(carboxyamino)imidazole ribonucleotide synthase has product MKQVCVLGNGQLGRMLRQAGEPLGIAVWPVGLDAEPAAVPFQQSVITAEIERWPETALTRELARHPAFVNRDVFPIIADRLTQKQLFDKLDLATAPWQLLADKSEWPAIFNRLGELAIVKRRVGGYDGRGQWRLRTSETDQLPDDNYGECIVEQGINFSGEVSLVGARAHDGSTVFYPLTRNLHQDGILRTSVAFPRADAKQQAQAESMLSAIMQELGYVGVMAMECFVTPEGLLINELAPRVHNSGHWTQNGASISQFELHLRAITGLPLPAPVVDSPSVMVNLIGSDLNYDWLKLPLVHLHWYDKEVRPGRKVGHLNLTDSDTARLSATLEALSPLLPTEYASGILWAQTQLK; this is encoded by the coding sequence ATGAAACAGGTTTGCGTACTGGGCAACGGTCAGTTAGGACGTATGCTGCGTCAGGCTGGTGAACCGCTGGGCATCGCCGTCTGGCCAGTTGGCCTGGATGCGGAACCGGCCGCCGTCCCTTTTCAGCAGAGCGTAATCACCGCAGAAATCGAGCGCTGGCCGGAAACCGCCTTAACGCGTGAACTGGCACGTCATCCGGCCTTCGTGAACCGCGATGTCTTCCCGATCATTGCTGACCGTCTGACGCAAAAACAGCTTTTCGATAAGCTCGACCTGGCGACCGCCCCGTGGCAACTGCTGGCGGACAAAAGCGAATGGCCCGCCATTTTTAACCGTTTAGGCGAACTGGCCATTGTGAAACGTCGCGTCGGCGGTTATGACGGCCGTGGTCAGTGGCGTTTACGCACCAGTGAAACCGATCAACTGCCGGATGACAACTACGGCGAATGCATTGTCGAGCAGGGTATCAACTTCTCGGGTGAAGTGTCCCTCGTCGGCGCGCGCGCGCATGACGGCAGCACGGTGTTCTACCCGCTGACGCGTAACCTGCATCAGGACGGCATTCTGCGCACCAGCGTCGCCTTCCCGCGGGCTGATGCGAAACAGCAGGCGCAGGCCGAATCGATGCTTTCCGCTATCATGCAGGAACTGGGCTACGTCGGCGTGATGGCGATGGAGTGTTTTGTCACTCCGGAAGGGCTGCTGATCAACGAACTGGCCCCGCGCGTGCATAACAGCGGTCACTGGACGCAAAACGGTGCCAGCATCAGCCAGTTTGAGCTGCATCTGCGGGCGATTACCGGTCTGCCGCTACCGGCACCGGTGGTCGACAGTCCGTCGGTGATGGTGAATCTGATTGGCAGCGACCTCAATTACGACTGGCTGAAACTGCCGTTAGTGCATCTGCACTGGTACGACAAAGAAGTGCGTCCGGGGCGCAAAGTCGGTCACCTGAATCTGACCGACAGCGACACTGCGCGCCTGAGCGCCACGCTGGAAGCGCTCTCCCCGCTGCTGCCGACGGAATACGCCAGCGGTATCCTCTGGGCACAAACTCAGCTCAAATAA
- the mnmH gene encoding tRNA 2-selenouridine(34) synthase MnmH encodes MNDGTDYRAILTADTPLIDVRAPVEFQQGAMPGAINLPLMNDDERAAVGTCYKRQGPEAALELGHQLVCGDIRQQRLDAWREACRQHPQGYLCCARGGQRSHIVQQWLRESGVDYPLIEGGYKALRQAAIAATEEQVQKPIVLIGGCTGNGKTQLVQQQENGVDLEGLARHRGSSFGRTLEPQLSQASFENLLAVTLLKKQATRWVLEDEGRMIGSNHLPECLRERMAQAIIAVIDDPFERRLERLREEYFVRMHHDFTHAYGEEQGWREYSDYLHHGLCAIKRRLGLQRFNELTAKLDVALDEQRRTGSTETHFSWLVPLLEEYYDPMYRYQLDKKAGKVVFRGTFEEVAQWLSH; translated from the coding sequence ATGAACGATGGAACGGACTATCGCGCGATCCTTACCGCCGATACGCCTTTAATCGATGTCCGCGCGCCGGTTGAATTTCAACAGGGCGCAATGCCGGGTGCGATAAATTTGCCTTTAATGAATGATGACGAGCGCGCCGCCGTGGGTACCTGCTATAAACGCCAGGGGCCGGAAGCCGCGCTTGAACTCGGCCATCAACTTGTCTGCGGTGACATTCGCCAGCAGCGTCTGGATGCCTGGCGCGAAGCCTGCCGGCAACACCCGCAGGGCTACCTCTGCTGCGCCCGGGGCGGTCAGCGCTCCCACATTGTCCAGCAATGGCTACGCGAGTCAGGCGTGGATTACCCGTTGATCGAAGGCGGCTACAAGGCGCTACGCCAAGCCGCGATTGCCGCCACGGAAGAACAGGTGCAAAAACCGATTGTGCTGATTGGCGGCTGCACCGGCAATGGCAAAACGCAGCTGGTGCAACAGCAGGAAAATGGGGTGGATCTCGAGGGCCTGGCCCGTCATCGCGGCTCCTCTTTTGGCCGCACCCTGGAACCCCAGCTCAGTCAGGCAAGTTTCGAAAATCTACTGGCGGTGACGCTTCTCAAAAAGCAGGCCACGCGCTGGGTGCTGGAAGATGAAGGCCGGATGATTGGCTCTAACCATCTGCCGGAATGTCTGCGCGAGCGCATGGCCCAGGCCATTATCGCCGTGATTGACGATCCGTTCGAGCGGCGTCTTGAGCGCCTGCGTGAAGAGTATTTTGTGCGAATGCATCATGATTTCACCCATGCGTATGGTGAAGAGCAGGGATGGCGGGAATACAGCGACTATCTGCATCATGGGCTTTGTGCAATTAAGCGGCGTCTGGGTTTACAGCGATTCAACGAGTTGACCGCAAAGCTGGACGTGGCGCTGGATGAGCAGCGTCGAACCGGCAGCACCGAGACGCATTTCAGCTGGTTAGTGCCGCTGCTGGAAGAGTATTACGATCCGATGTATCGCTATCAGTTGGATAAGAAAGCCGGGAAGGTTGTTTTTCGCGGGACATTTGAAGAGGTTGCTCAGTGGCTGAGCCACTAA
- a CDS encoding IS3 family transposase (programmed frameshift), whose product MSGKRYPEEFKIEAVKQVVDRGYSVASVATRLDITTHSLYAWIKKYGPDSSTNKEQSDAQAEIRRLQKELKRVTDERDIFKKSRGVLRKAVRLRYAFIRDNTCCWPVRLLCRVLDVHPSGFYAWLQQPHSQRHQADLRLTGQIKQFWLESGCVYGYRKIHLDLRDSGQQCGVNRVWRLMKRVGIKAQVGYRSPRARKGEASIVSPNRLQRQFNPDAPDERWVTDITYIRTHEGWLYLAVVVDLFSRKIIGWSMQSRMTKDIVLNALLMAVWRRNPQKQVLVHSDQGSQYTSHEWQSFLKSHGLEGSMSRRGNCHDNAVAESFFQLLKRERIKKKIYGTREEARSDIFDYIEMFYNSKRRHGSSDQMSPTEYENQYYQRLGSV is encoded by the exons ATGAGCGGTAAGCGTTATCCCGAAGAGTTTAAAATTGAAGCAGTCAAACAGGTTGTTGATCGCGGTTATTCTGTTGCCAGCGTTGCAACACGTCTCGATATCACCACCCACAGCCTTTACGCCTGGATAAAGAAGTACGGTCCGGATTCTTCCACTAATAAAGAACAGTCAGATGCTCAGGCCGAGATCCGCCGTCTTCAGAAAGAGCTGAAGCGGGTTACCGACGAACGGGACATAT TTAAAAAAAGCCGCGGCGTACTTCGCAAAGCTGTCCGACTGAGGTACGCCTTTATCCGTGACAACACCTGTTGCTGGCCTGTTCGCCTGCTCTGTCGGGTGCTGGATGTTCATCCCAGTGGTTTTTACGCCTGGCTTCAGCAGCCGCATTCACAACGCCATCAGGCAGACCTGAGACTGACAGGACAGATTAAACAGTTCTGGCTGGAATCGGGATGCGTCTATGGTTATCGCAAAATCCATTTGGATCTGCGGGACAGCGGGCAACAGTGCGGAGTGAACAGAGTCTGGCGACTGATGAAACGTGTCGGGATAAAGGCTCAGGTCGGATACCGGAGCCCGCGGGCACGTAAAGGCGAGGCCAGTATCGTGTCGCCCAACAGGCTCCAGCGACAGTTCAATCCGGATGCTCCGGATGAGCGTTGGGTAACGGACATAACCTACATCAGGACCCACGAAGGCTGGCTGTATCTTGCCGTGGTTGTTGATCTGTTCTCACGCAAAATTATCGGCTGGTCCATGCAATCCCGGATGACAAAGGACATTGTCCTGAACGCACTGCTGATGGCTGTATGGCGGCGTAATCCCCAAAAACAGGTGCTGGTTCATTCGGATCAGGGCAGTCAGTACACAAGCCATGAGTGGCAGTCGTTCCTGAAATCACACGGCCTGGAGGGCAGCATGAGCCGTCGCGGTAACTGCCATGATAATGCGGTTGCAGAAAGCTTTTTCCAGTTGTTGAAACGCGAACGGATAAAGAAAAAGATCTACGGAACGCGGGAAGAAGCCCGCAGCGATATTTTTGATTACATCGAAATGTTTTATAACAGTAAGCGTCGGCATGGTTCTAGCGATCAGATGTCACCGACAGAATATGAAAACCAGTATTATCAACGGCTCGGAAGTGTCTAG
- a CDS encoding FtsX-like permease family protein, whose amino-acid sequence MIARWFWREWRSPSLLIVWLALSLAVACVLALGNISDRMEKGLSQQSREFMAGDRALRSSREVPQAWIDEARKRGLKVGEQLTFATMTFAGDTPQLANVKAVDDIYPMYGELETNPPGLKPLPGTVLLAPRLMALLNLKTGDTIDVGDATLRIAGEVVQEPDSGFNPFQMAPRLLMNTADVAKTGAVQPGSRVTWRYKFGGTPQQLDGYERWLLPQLKPEHRWYGLEQDEGALGKSLERSQQFLLLSALLTLLLAVAAVAVAMNHYCRSRYDLVAILKTLGAGRAQLRKLIVGQWLMVLVLSAVTGGAIGLLFEKMLMVLLKPVLPAALPPASFWPWIWALGTMTVISLLVGLRPYRLLLATQPLRVLRRDVVANVWPLKFYLPIVTVVVVLLLAGLMGGSPLLWAVLAGAVVLALLCGVLGWMLLNVLRGMTLSALPLRLAVSRLLRQPWSTLSQLSAFSLSFMLLALLLVLRGDLLDRWQQQLPPESPNYFLINIASEQVPQVKAFLSEHQVIPEAFYPIVRARLTAINNTPTEGGQDESLNRELNLTWQESRPDHNPITAGNWPPAKGEVSMEEGLAKRLNISLGDSVTFMGDTQEFSAKVTSLRRVDWESLRPNFFFIFPSGALDGQPQSWLTSFRWENGNGMLTQLNREFPTISLLDIGAILKQVGQVLEQVSRALEVMVVLVTACGMLLLLAQVQVGMRQRHQELVVWRTLGAGKKLLRTTLWCEFAMLGMVSGLVASIGAETALAVLQTRVFDFPWEPDWRLWIILPVCGALLLSLCGGWLGIRLLKGKALFRQFTV is encoded by the coding sequence ATGATCGCACGCTGGTTCTGGCGCGAATGGCGCTCGCCATCGCTGTTGATTGTCTGGCTGGCACTGAGTCTGGCGGTGGCCTGCGTGCTGGCGCTGGGCAATATCAGCGATCGTATGGAAAAAGGGCTAAGTCAGCAAAGTCGTGAGTTTATGGCGGGCGACCGGGCACTGCGCAGCTCGCGCGAGGTGCCGCAGGCGTGGATTGATGAAGCGCGTAAGCGCGGTCTGAAGGTGGGAGAGCAACTGACCTTTGCCACGATGACCTTTGCCGGTGACACGCCACAGCTGGCGAATGTCAAAGCGGTCGATGACATCTATCCGATGTACGGCGAGCTGGAAACCAACCCTCCGGGACTCAAACCGCTGCCGGGAACGGTACTGCTGGCACCGCGGTTGATGGCGTTGCTGAATCTGAAAACCGGCGACACCATTGATGTCGGCGACGCCACGCTGCGCATTGCCGGTGAAGTGGTGCAGGAGCCGGACTCCGGCTTTAACCCCTTCCAGATGGCCCCGCGCCTGTTAATGAATACGGCGGACGTTGCAAAAACCGGTGCCGTACAGCCTGGTAGTCGCGTTACATGGCGCTATAAATTTGGCGGTACGCCGCAACAGCTTGATGGCTACGAAAGGTGGTTGCTACCGCAGCTGAAGCCGGAACATCGCTGGTACGGACTTGAGCAGGATGAAGGCGCACTGGGGAAATCCCTCGAGCGTTCGCAACAGTTTCTCCTCCTTTCGGCGCTATTAACGCTGTTGCTGGCCGTCGCTGCGGTAGCGGTGGCGATGAATCACTACTGTCGCAGCCGTTACGATCTGGTGGCGATTCTGAAAACGCTCGGTGCGGGCAGGGCGCAACTGCGAAAACTGATTGTCGGGCAGTGGCTAATGGTGCTGGTCCTTTCCGCCGTGACGGGTGGGGCGATCGGCCTGCTATTTGAAAAGATGCTGATGGTGCTGCTCAAACCGGTGCTGCCTGCCGCGCTGCCGCCTGCCAGTTTCTGGCCGTGGATCTGGGCGTTGGGGACCATGACGGTGATCTCACTGCTGGTCGGTTTGCGTCCGTATCGCTTGTTGCTCGCCACCCAACCGCTGCGCGTATTGCGTCGTGACGTGGTGGCAAACGTCTGGCCGCTGAAATTCTATTTGCCGATCGTGACCGTAGTGGTGGTGCTGTTACTGGCCGGATTAATGGGCGGAAGTCCGTTGCTGTGGGCGGTGCTGGCGGGAGCAGTGGTACTGGCGCTGCTGTGTGGCGTGCTGGGTTGGATGCTGCTGAACGTTCTGCGTGGAATGACGCTATCGGCGCTGCCGCTCCGCCTCGCGGTCAGTCGCCTGCTGCGTCAGCCGTGGTCGACCCTGAGCCAGCTGTCGGCGTTTTCACTGTCGTTTATGCTGCTGGCGCTGCTGCTGGTATTACGCGGCGATCTGCTGGATCGCTGGCAGCAGCAGCTTCCGCCGGAAAGTCCCAACTATTTTCTGATCAACATTGCCTCTGAACAGGTGCCACAGGTGAAGGCCTTTCTCTCAGAGCATCAGGTGATCCCGGAAGCGTTCTATCCGATTGTGCGGGCGCGGTTGACGGCGATAAACAATACGCCAACCGAAGGCGGGCAGGATGAGTCCCTGAATCGCGAACTGAACCTGACCTGGCAGGAGAGTCGTCCTGACCACAACCCGATTACCGCCGGCAACTGGCCGCCAGCAAAAGGCGAGGTGTCGATGGAAGAGGGGCTGGCAAAACGACTGAACATCTCACTTGGCGACAGCGTAACCTTTATGGGCGACACCCAGGAGTTCAGCGCAAAGGTAACCAGTTTGCGTCGGGTGGATTGGGAGAGCCTGCGACCTAACTTTTTCTTTATCTTCCCCTCCGGCGCGCTGGATGGACAGCCGCAGAGCTGGCTGACCAGCTTTCGTTGGGAGAACGGCAACGGCATGCTGACGCAGCTTAACCGTGAGTTCCCGACCATCAGCCTGTTAGACATCGGCGCGATCCTTAAACAGGTGGGGCAGGTGCTGGAGCAGGTCAGTCGGGCGCTGGAAGTGATGGTCGTGCTGGTGACCGCCTGCGGCATGCTGCTGTTACTGGCGCAGGTGCAGGTCGGTATGCGTCAGCGCCATCAGGAACTGGTGGTCTGGCGTACATTAGGCGCGGGTAAGAAACTCTTGCGTACTACGCTGTGGTGCGAATTCGCCATGCTGGGGATGGTCTCCGGGCTGGTGGCGTCCATTGGCGCAGAAACCGCGCTGGCGGTGCTGCAAACCCGGGTGTTTGACTTCCCGTGGGAACCTGACTGGCGCTTGTGGATTATCCTGCCGGTCTGTGGTGCGCTTTTACTTTCCCTTTGCGGTGGCTGGCTCGGTATCCGTCTCCTGAAAGGGAAAGCATTGTTCCGCCAGTTTACTGTTTAA
- a CDS encoding ABC transporter ATP-binding protein produces MPAENIVEVHHLKKSVGQGEHELSILTGVELVVKRAETIALIGESGSGKSTLLAILAGLDDGTDGEVNLVGKPLHQMDEEARAQLRAQHVGFVFQSFMLIPTLNALENVELPALLRGENSGQSKAGAKALLEQLGLGKRLDHLPAQLSGGEQQRVALARAFNGRPDVLFADEPTGNLDRQTGEKIADLLFSLNREHGTTLILVTHDPQLAARCNRRLRLVNGQLQEEA; encoded by the coding sequence ATGCCAGCGGAAAACATTGTTGAAGTTCATCATCTTAAGAAGTCCGTCGGTCAGGGGGAGCACGAGCTTTCCATCCTTACCGGAGTTGAACTGGTTGTCAAACGCGCTGAGACCATTGCGCTGATTGGCGAGTCGGGTTCAGGGAAATCCACGCTGCTGGCGATCCTCGCTGGACTGGATGACGGTACCGACGGCGAAGTCAATCTGGTGGGTAAACCGTTACACCAGATGGATGAGGAGGCCCGGGCCCAACTGCGCGCGCAGCATGTTGGCTTTGTCTTTCAGTCATTTATGTTGATTCCCACGCTGAACGCGCTGGAGAACGTCGAACTTCCCGCACTGCTGCGCGGCGAAAACAGCGGACAAAGTAAAGCGGGGGCGAAAGCACTGCTTGAGCAACTGGGACTGGGTAAGCGTCTGGACCATCTTCCGGCACAGCTTTCCGGTGGTGAGCAGCAGCGCGTGGCGCTGGCGCGCGCTTTTAATGGCCGCCCGGACGTACTGTTTGCCGATGAGCCGACGGGTAACCTCGACCGGCAGACCGGCGAGAAAATTGCCGATCTGCTCTTTTCGCTTAACCGCGAGCATGGCACCACGCTCATCCTGGTGACTCACGATCCGCAACTGGCGGCGCGCTGTAACCGACGATTGCGGCTGGTGAACGGACAGTTGCAGGAGGAGGCATGA